One genomic window of Anguilla anguilla isolate fAngAng1 chromosome 13, fAngAng1.pri, whole genome shotgun sequence includes the following:
- the LOC118210779 gene encoding G0/G1 switch protein 2-like, with product METIHEIIPFAKEMLSQKPSRHMVKVYLAGSAMAFLGVALGLVETVCHPFSAEEPLDEELARLEEREQRLLEAERQRERTEGTPLQSEVTQPKKKIQQAAIRRRSSANRLHAS from the coding sequence ATGGAGACCATTCACGAGATCATCCCGTTCGCCAAGGAGATGTTGAGCCAGAAGCCCAGCCGTCACATGGTGAAGGTTTACCTGGCAGGAAGTGCGATGGCGTTCCTCGGGGTGGCGCTGGGCCTGGTGGAGACGGTCTGCCATCCCTTCTCGGCTGAGGAGCCCCTGGACGAGGAGCTGGCCAGGCTGGAGGAGCGCGAGCAGCGTCTGCTGGAggctgagaggcagagagagcggaCAGAGGGGACCCCGCTGCAGAGTGAGGTGACCCAGCCCAAGAAGAAGATTCAGCAGGCAGCGATCAGGCGGAGGAGCTCAGCCAACAGACTGCATGCATCCTAA